In Micromonospora sp. LH3U1, one genomic interval encodes:
- a CDS encoding restriction endonuclease, which produces MSESRATKRISGAAYNALRAALAGVFWYRPTLEKFLRAALREHPELLARVNFGVSTREIADEVVDRLIEGERLYQHASVQLMVELANMQRFPELERHENAEKWLPRAQAAVADLKTYTAAYEELISERERLDAEQAAYTQQVELQRRFAQDLDDLRGRFLAMHSMADVHERGRQFEDFLNTLFALFDLSPRLAYSLAAEQIDGSVSFDTDDYIIEAKWTKDPVSREQADAFAKKVERKGKNALGLIISINDLSEPARTTYSEGTCFMTMSGSDLFTILEGRIPLDDVLRRKKRHANDTGSCHFPVTEMF; this is translated from the coding sequence ATGAGCGAGAGCCGAGCGACGAAGCGGATCTCCGGTGCTGCGTACAACGCGTTGCGGGCTGCGCTGGCCGGGGTGTTCTGGTATCGGCCGACGCTGGAGAAGTTTCTGCGGGCCGCGTTGCGGGAGCATCCGGAGTTGCTGGCCCGGGTGAACTTTGGGGTTTCGACGCGCGAGATCGCCGACGAGGTGGTCGACCGGCTTATCGAGGGCGAGCGGCTCTATCAGCACGCGAGCGTGCAGTTGATGGTCGAGCTAGCCAACATGCAGCGGTTTCCCGAGCTGGAGCGGCACGAGAACGCCGAGAAGTGGTTGCCGCGGGCGCAGGCCGCCGTCGCCGACCTGAAGACGTACACGGCCGCGTACGAAGAATTAATCAGCGAACGTGAGCGCCTGGATGCCGAGCAGGCGGCCTACACCCAGCAAGTCGAGCTGCAGCGGCGCTTCGCGCAGGACCTCGACGACCTGCGCGGCCGATTCCTGGCCATGCACTCGATGGCCGACGTGCACGAGCGTGGTCGGCAGTTCGAGGACTTCCTCAACACCCTGTTCGCGTTGTTCGACCTCTCCCCGCGGCTGGCCTACTCGCTGGCGGCCGAGCAGATCGACGGGTCGGTCAGCTTCGACACCGACGACTACATCATCGAGGCGAAGTGGACCAAGGATCCAGTCAGCCGGGAACAGGCCGACGCTTTCGCCAAAAAGGTCGAGCGTAAGGGCAAGAACGCGCTGGGGCTGATCATCAGCATCAACGATCTGAGCGAGCCCGCACGTACCACCTACAGCGAGGGCACCTGCTTCATGACGATGAGCGGCTCCGACCTCTTCACGATCCTCGAAGGACGCATCCCCTTGGACGATGTGCTGCGGCGTAAGAAGCGGCACGCCAACGACACCGGCAGCTGCCACTTCCCGGTCACCGAAATGTTCTGA
- a CDS encoding DUF4236 domain-containing protein, with protein MGFSIKLAPGVRIRASSRGIRTSVGPRAARVHFGAGSTGISSGVGPVGFYTSLGGGRRGAPAANYQREMAAQQRQATQSQRTEEARSLAQAFLRILDLHRVEFPAASRPIAPEPSPPDRTVIYKHYERHALAGIGIFDRTKRTQAKQRATEWTEAEVQRQWTSLREQQAGWQRYFDGRWQQLCSNEPDVVLETLEEAFEDNEAASAAVGVTGDEVSLVVLVPAVDQVVPERMPTTTQAGNLSLPKLAQRDRADYYKAFVCGQVLVTVREAFAVAPGIAAARMAVLRQDGLDSYGRPRVSCLMATRLERGALTGVRWLEADAADIVNDANSELLLNQRPRTGELLPLKLETEPALAELINAVDLAELTAAT; from the coding sequence GTGGGATTTTCCATCAAGCTCGCTCCCGGGGTGCGGATTCGCGCTTCCTCGCGCGGCATCCGTACCAGCGTCGGCCCTCGGGCAGCCCGTGTTCACTTCGGCGCCGGGAGCACCGGCATCTCCAGCGGCGTCGGACCGGTCGGGTTCTACACCTCACTGGGCGGTGGCCGCCGAGGCGCGCCGGCGGCAAACTACCAACGGGAAATGGCCGCGCAGCAACGCCAGGCCACGCAGTCGCAGCGCACCGAGGAAGCCAGGAGCCTTGCACAAGCGTTTCTGCGCATCCTCGACCTGCACCGAGTGGAGTTCCCCGCCGCGTCCCGACCGATCGCGCCTGAACCCTCACCGCCTGACCGCACCGTCATCTATAAGCACTACGAGCGGCACGCTCTTGCCGGCATCGGCATCTTCGACCGGACCAAACGAACGCAGGCGAAACAACGAGCGACCGAGTGGACCGAGGCCGAGGTGCAGCGGCAGTGGACCAGCCTTCGAGAGCAGCAGGCAGGCTGGCAACGGTACTTCGACGGCCGCTGGCAGCAACTGTGCAGCAACGAGCCGGACGTCGTCCTGGAGACTCTTGAGGAAGCCTTCGAGGACAACGAGGCAGCCAGCGCCGCAGTCGGGGTCACCGGCGACGAGGTTTCCCTCGTGGTGCTGGTGCCCGCGGTTGACCAGGTGGTGCCGGAGCGAATGCCGACGACAACGCAGGCTGGCAACCTGTCGCTACCTAAGCTGGCGCAGCGCGACCGCGCGGACTATTACAAGGCGTTCGTCTGCGGACAGGTCCTAGTCACCGTGCGGGAAGCCTTCGCCGTCGCACCCGGCATCGCCGCAGCACGCATGGCTGTGCTTCGTCAGGATGGACTGGACAGCTACGGCCGACCCCGCGTGTCGTGCCTGATGGCGACTAGATTGGAGCGCGGCGCGCTTACCGGAGTGCGGTGGCTGGAGGCTGATGCAGCCGACATCGTCAACGACGCCAACTCGGAACTGCTACTCAACCAGCGACCGCGTACCGGGGAACTCCTGCCGTTGAAGCTCGAGACCGAGCCCGCGCTGGCCGAACTCATCAACGCCGTCGACCTGGCCGAACTCACCGCTGCCACCTAG
- a CDS encoding excalibur calcium-binding domain-containing protein has product MQRLAPSQAVTGKKLGRKGWIGLASVVLLLCCCGAGVVSLIENDDPPGVPKSQKTEASPSAAPSLNGRQLAERDYVAEAAVIWPGVGQDELLALGKVTCEKLVGTGGDAGALAAAVPAAERARTTETMLVASKYLCKPQHSSVVSWKTFDEAQSASPSTKPRPTAPRTTAPTKPKPAPKNDPRYGTCAEANDHGLGPYRDGSDPEYDWYQDRDRDGIVCEQ; this is encoded by the coding sequence ATGCAACGGCTGGCGCCGTCCCAGGCGGTGACGGGAAAGAAGCTCGGCCGCAAGGGCTGGATCGGACTTGCCTCCGTCGTTCTGCTGCTGTGCTGCTGCGGTGCTGGAGTTGTCAGCCTGATCGAGAACGATGATCCGCCTGGAGTGCCGAAGTCGCAGAAGACGGAGGCGTCCCCTAGCGCTGCCCCGTCCCTTAATGGGCGCCAACTCGCCGAGAGGGACTACGTGGCAGAAGCGGCGGTGATCTGGCCGGGCGTCGGGCAAGATGAGTTGCTAGCGCTGGGCAAGGTGACGTGCGAAAAGCTCGTGGGAACCGGCGGAGATGCGGGTGCACTGGCAGCAGCGGTTCCGGCTGCTGAACGGGCCCGGACGACCGAGACGATGCTCGTCGCCAGCAAGTACCTCTGCAAGCCGCAGCATTCCTCCGTGGTGTCTTGGAAAACCTTCGACGAGGCCCAGTCAGCTTCTCCTAGCACCAAACCCCGGCCGACTGCGCCGCGGACCACTGCTCCCACCAAGCCCAAACCAGCACCAAAGAATGATCCACGCTACGGCACCTGCGCCGAGGCGAATGATCACGGTCTTGGGCCGTACCGAGACGGCTCGGACCCCGAGTACGACTGGTACCAGGACCGCGACAGAGATGGCATCGTCTGCGAACAGTGA
- a CDS encoding DUF4268 domain-containing protein produces MTSVDAGEGLPTLGKLELLDARQVWKHEAHTFTPWLLANADVLGELLGMDLALSSAEHPVGGFSLDLIGVDEATNETVIIENQLTRTDHGHLGQLLTYAGGTDPVNVVWIATEFRDEHRAALDWLNTRTDKNTRFFGIEISAVRIGESAPAPLMRLVVQPNDWGKKVKAIAKGDTAASDRALAYQEFWTRFLETVHDRKLGWTTSTKGSPQNWQSLPAGMNGMSYTCTFGRSGLSSEIFFQDPDPAVNDARFAVARAKLEPTFRNTLSYEPLQARKGCRIAEYREGDIGNGDDWPEYITWFINAQTRLRTAIAEAGGLAQLITP; encoded by the coding sequence ATGACCTCTGTGGATGCCGGCGAAGGACTGCCCACGCTCGGCAAGCTCGAACTACTCGACGCGCGGCAAGTCTGGAAGCACGAGGCGCACACCTTCACGCCGTGGTTGCTGGCGAACGCGGACGTGCTCGGCGAGCTGCTCGGCATGGACTTGGCGCTGTCGTCAGCGGAACACCCGGTGGGCGGATTCTCGTTGGACCTGATCGGCGTCGATGAGGCGACGAACGAGACAGTAATCATCGAAAACCAGCTGACGAGGACAGACCACGGCCACCTGGGTCAGTTGCTGACCTACGCCGGTGGGACGGATCCGGTCAACGTGGTGTGGATCGCGACCGAGTTTCGCGACGAGCATCGGGCCGCGTTGGACTGGCTCAACACCCGTACGGACAAGAACACGCGGTTCTTCGGCATTGAGATCAGTGCGGTACGCATCGGCGAGTCGGCGCCGGCGCCCCTCATGCGCCTGGTCGTGCAGCCGAACGACTGGGGCAAGAAGGTCAAGGCGATCGCCAAGGGCGACACCGCGGCAAGCGACCGAGCATTGGCCTACCAGGAGTTCTGGACGAGGTTCCTGGAGACGGTCCATGACCGCAAGCTCGGGTGGACGACGTCGACCAAGGGCTCGCCGCAGAACTGGCAGTCCCTGCCCGCCGGTATGAACGGCATGTCGTACACATGCACGTTCGGCCGATCGGGCCTGTCGAGCGAGATCTTCTTTCAGGACCCCGATCCCGCGGTCAACGACGCGCGTTTCGCCGTCGCCCGCGCCAAGCTGGAGCCGACTTTCAGAAACACCCTGTCGTACGAACCGCTACAGGCCAGGAAGGGTTGCCGCATCGCGGAGTACCGCGAGGGTGACATCGGCAACGGAGACGACTGGCCCGAGTACATAACCTGGTTCATCAATGCTCAGACCCGCCTTCGTACGGCAATAGCCGAAGCCGGTGGCCTGGCCCAGCTCATCACTCCCTAG
- a CDS encoding DUF6308 family protein, translating into MAPIEVAGRPVNDPLGVFVDYCKGHARTVRAYDWLAGTHPVLTPKLIKVTRAPYMGSRISREQERHLLRLSETAPWDDVPLDAHLRDADPMLDDGHYDCARRLYQHFFQDRPQGLGHAKVSKALHLVRPGLFLILDSALLRRYRRAAEVAARELQQAGSRHAPPRRAYWAAYRTDLLQATEGLALLRGAARDHDDPLVAEAADRLSDVRLLDILAWMPDRGASAAS; encoded by the coding sequence GTGGCCCCGATCGAGGTCGCCGGTCGACCTGTGAACGACCCGCTTGGTGTCTTCGTCGACTACTGCAAGGGGCATGCCCGCACGGTCCGCGCCTACGACTGGCTGGCCGGCACGCACCCCGTGCTGACGCCGAAGCTCATCAAGGTAACTCGCGCACCGTACATGGGCAGCAGAATTAGTCGAGAGCAGGAGCGCCACCTGCTCCGGTTGAGCGAAACCGCGCCCTGGGACGATGTCCCGCTCGACGCCCACCTCCGCGACGCCGACCCAATGCTCGACGACGGCCACTACGACTGTGCGCGCCGGTTGTACCAGCACTTTTTCCAGGATCGTCCGCAAGGGCTCGGGCACGCGAAGGTGAGCAAGGCCTTACACCTGGTGCGGCCTGGCCTGTTCCTCATCCTCGACAGCGCGCTGCTGCGGCGGTACCGGCGGGCCGCCGAGGTCGCGGCACGTGAACTGCAGCAGGCAGGCAGCCGGCACGCACCACCGCGGCGGGCCTACTGGGCGGCATACCGCACGGATCTGCTGCAGGCCACCGAGGGCCTCGCGTTGTTGCGGGGCGCCGCACGCGACCACGACGATCCACTGGTCGCCGAGGCAGCGGATCGCCTGTCGGACGTACGCCTGCTGGACATCCTCGCCTGGATGCCGGACCGAGGGGCTTCAGCGGCCTCGTGA
- a CDS encoding HNH endonuclease produces the protein MANGKNQFERLSESAYYSAVVEANRAYLDVAVPNPAGTEREYWTLSCLPNTKSSPRRLSAVCMRTMETFVLHQPLDPENQDVAEGFVVVRQSVLRRHWPTGRALAREFPGLTEERSDYRDAGPDQARVCGPYDQLVAALADERFAAAVRHLTSALLTARTMQGAGHSHRLVDEVLGRARPDTEWIYPVNDRTEMWGYHQDVPEMFGSLPADGAYDDWHLSSCFHQIRAGDRIWVYASTPHRRVVAAGTAWADPYLRADGDGSEWRLEIRWEVPLTRFLLRRGVAGTDVLEKVVQGVRAVQPVEADRLAKILDEARAPEPEGLPEGRRRRLAQVTARQGQADFRRQLIEAYQGRCAISGCGVEAALQAAHIEPYDGPATNRVSNGLLLRADLHNLFDQGLLWIDDSYRVQVAEGLDHYGEFAGVELPPTADPTHRPDQRALAAHRRDHGVD, from the coding sequence GTGGCCAACGGCAAAAACCAGTTCGAGCGGCTCAGCGAGAGCGCGTACTACTCCGCCGTGGTCGAGGCGAACCGGGCGTACCTGGACGTCGCGGTGCCCAACCCGGCCGGCACGGAGCGGGAGTACTGGACCCTTTCCTGCCTGCCGAACACCAAGAGCAGCCCGCGTCGGCTGTCCGCGGTGTGCATGCGAACGATGGAGACGTTTGTTCTGCACCAACCGCTCGATCCGGAGAACCAGGACGTAGCCGAGGGGTTCGTCGTCGTCCGGCAGTCCGTGCTCCGTCGGCACTGGCCGACCGGCCGAGCCCTGGCCCGGGAGTTTCCGGGCCTCACCGAGGAGCGGTCGGACTACCGGGACGCGGGACCGGACCAGGCTCGGGTGTGTGGTCCGTACGACCAGCTGGTTGCGGCGCTCGCCGACGAGCGCTTCGCTGCCGCAGTCCGGCACCTGACCTCCGCCCTCCTCACCGCGCGGACTATGCAGGGCGCCGGGCACAGCCACCGGCTTGTCGACGAGGTGCTGGGCCGCGCGCGCCCCGACACCGAGTGGATCTATCCGGTAAACGACCGGACCGAGATGTGGGGCTACCACCAGGACGTGCCGGAGATGTTTGGGAGCCTGCCAGCCGACGGCGCATACGACGACTGGCACCTCTCCTCCTGCTTCCATCAGATCCGGGCCGGGGACCGCATCTGGGTCTACGCCAGCACCCCGCACCGGCGGGTCGTGGCCGCTGGGACCGCCTGGGCTGACCCGTACCTCCGCGCCGACGGCGACGGTTCGGAGTGGCGGCTGGAGATTCGCTGGGAGGTGCCGCTCACCCGTTTCCTACTCAGACGCGGCGTGGCGGGGACAGACGTATTGGAGAAGGTCGTGCAGGGCGTTCGCGCCGTGCAGCCGGTAGAGGCGGACCGCCTGGCCAAGATCCTGGACGAGGCCCGGGCGCCCGAACCCGAGGGACTGCCAGAGGGCCGCCGTCGGCGGCTGGCGCAGGTGACGGCCCGACAGGGACAGGCCGACTTCCGTCGCCAACTCATCGAGGCGTACCAGGGCCGCTGTGCGATCAGCGGTTGCGGCGTGGAGGCGGCGCTACAGGCCGCGCACATCGAGCCGTACGACGGGCCGGCCACCAACCGGGTATCCAATGGCCTTCTACTCCGAGCGGACCTACACAACCTCTTCGACCAAGGGTTGCTCTGGATCGACGACTCGTACCGGGTCCAGGTTGCGGAAGGGCTCGACCACTACGGCGAGTTCGCCGGGGTTGAACTCCCGCCGACGGCGGATCCCACGCACCGGCCGGACCAGCGGGCGTTGGCAGCGCACCGCCGCGACCACGGCGTAGATTGA
- a CDS encoding pentapeptide repeat-containing protein: MGGLLLAFALVVGPWLLTRYPHQGLTAEQKFKARNDVRTTLVQALAGLAVAGGLVVTYSTYRQNQRDQADRRIEQDRSHRLIEVRHVNDLYMKAVEQLGHAQAPVRLGALYSLAQLAQANLGQRQTVVDVLCAYLRMPYSLADSATPAAKEEHAQQLQVRLTAQRLLAGHLCLPRDVSAADAGRAQQRVASEDDVFWPGISLDLTGASLVDFEFAGLSVLGAVFDRAKFAASTIFTGATFFGFAGFRGASFDEEAVFDKATFAGHTDFRGATFVEAGFVSAAFHDGVWFDEAVFKVDVNLAYSRYGGYAVFSKVTFNGGAWFDMARFIDSATFEEATFSGGVSFQSDTPLDAMFNGARVLPPSDEYLESGRDADREWPPGWTVQPDEDDPNRGTLVRLQPKNPSEVMPPSSRPNAD; the protein is encoded by the coding sequence GTGGGCGGGCTCCTGCTCGCGTTCGCGCTTGTGGTGGGTCCGTGGCTACTCACCCGATACCCTCATCAGGGACTGACAGCCGAGCAGAAGTTCAAGGCCAGGAACGACGTACGGACAACGCTTGTGCAGGCCCTGGCCGGACTTGCCGTGGCTGGCGGTCTCGTTGTCACCTACAGCACCTATCGCCAGAACCAGCGTGATCAAGCGGACCGGCGGATCGAGCAAGACCGATCACATCGGCTCATCGAGGTTAGGCATGTCAACGACCTCTACATGAAAGCGGTCGAGCAGCTCGGTCATGCCCAAGCGCCGGTTCGGCTCGGTGCCCTGTACTCCTTGGCGCAGCTCGCTCAGGCAAACCTGGGACAGCGGCAGACCGTGGTCGACGTGTTGTGCGCCTACTTGCGCATGCCCTACTCACTCGCGGATTCAGCTACGCCGGCCGCAAAGGAGGAGCACGCGCAGCAGCTCCAAGTGCGTCTGACTGCTCAACGTCTCCTCGCTGGCCACCTCTGTCTCCCCCGCGATGTGTCGGCTGCGGACGCCGGGCGCGCGCAGCAACGGGTTGCGTCCGAGGACGACGTCTTCTGGCCTGGCATCAGTCTGGACTTGACCGGTGCATCTCTCGTCGACTTTGAGTTCGCCGGGTTGTCGGTCCTCGGGGCAGTCTTCGACCGGGCAAAATTTGCAGCCTCCACGATCTTCACTGGCGCTACCTTCTTCGGCTTCGCCGGGTTCCGCGGCGCAAGCTTCGACGAGGAAGCCGTGTTCGACAAAGCAACCTTCGCCGGCCACACCGACTTTCGTGGGGCGACCTTCGTGGAAGCTGGCTTCGTCAGTGCAGCCTTCCATGACGGTGTCTGGTTCGACGAAGCAGTTTTTAAGGTCGACGTCAACTTGGCCTACAGCCGTTACGGCGGCTATGCCGTGTTCAGCAAGGTCACCTTCAACGGCGGCGCCTGGTTTGACATGGCACGCTTCATCGATAGCGCCACGTTTGAAGAGGCTACCTTTAGCGGTGGAGTCTCATTCCAATCTGATACGCCCCTGGATGCCATGTTCAATGGCGCGCGCGTACTGCCGCCGAGCGACGAGTACCTCGAAAGCGGCCGCGATGCCGACCGGGAATGGCCACCTGGATGGACCGTGCAGCCGGATGAAGACGACCCTAACCGCGGTACGTTGGTTCGCCTGCAGCCCAAGAATCCCTCCGAGGTGATGCCACCATCCTCCCGACCGAATGCTGACTGA
- a CDS encoding transposase, whose translation MAATKKYPDELRQRAVRLYRVGPKARHPAAEQLGVHHEALRNWIRQAEADAGERIDRPTSEMVEENRRLRREVAELRQANEILKAASAYFAAELGPTRRRS comes from the coding sequence GTGGCAGCAACGAAGAAGTACCCCGACGAGCTGCGTCAGCGCGCTGTGCGTTTGTACCGAGTCGGACCCAAAGCCCGTCATCCGGCGGCCGAGCAACTCGGCGTGCATCACGAGGCGTTGCGGAACTGGATCCGGCAGGCCGAGGCCGACGCGGGCGAGCGCATCGATCGGCCCACCAGCGAGATGGTCGAGGAGAACCGGCGGCTGCGTCGCGAGGTGGCGGAGCTGCGGCAGGCGAACGAGATCCTGAAAGCGGCGAGTGCGTATTTCGCGGCGGAGCTTGGCCCGACCCGGCGACGGTCATGA
- a CDS encoding IS3 family transposase gives MTFIFEHRDQFTVVLLLRVLNIGASTYYAWVRQVEQPCDRDVVDLGLMSNIHEIWEASGRTYGADRVHRQLRRDGIRVGRKRVERLMAAQGWQGAFLRRGWRGGSTRQDPRATPAPDLVNRQFTAPGSNRLWVADATPHPLRRGRVLAGRGP, from the coding sequence ATGACGTTCATTTTTGAACACCGTGACCAGTTCACGGTCGTGCTCCTGCTACGGGTCCTGAACATCGGCGCCTCGACTTACTACGCGTGGGTCCGGCAGGTCGAGCAGCCCTGCGACCGCGACGTGGTCGACCTGGGGCTGATGTCCAACATCCACGAGATCTGGGAGGCGTCTGGGCGCACCTACGGCGCGGACCGGGTGCACCGGCAGTTGCGCCGTGACGGAATTCGCGTGGGCCGCAAGCGGGTCGAGCGGCTGATGGCGGCCCAGGGCTGGCAGGGCGCGTTCCTGCGTCGAGGCTGGCGCGGCGGCTCCACGAGGCAGGACCCACGGGCGACGCCGGCGCCGGATCTGGTCAACCGGCAGTTCACCGCGCCCGGGTCGAACCGGCTCTGGGTCGCCGATGCCACCCCGCATCCCCTGCGGCGAGGGCGTGTTCTGGCTGGCCGCGGTCCGTGA
- a CDS encoding IS3 family transposase has translation MRSPRRIVGWKTSDRCDTDLILAALEYGIWSRDVRDGQLIHHSDRRSNYTSFRFAERLQDNGILPSMGSIGDSFDNALMENFWSTLKIELVYRTSWRTRDEAENPIFAYIDGWYNTRRIQRELGYLSPDEYETAWHTRQHGPAEPTIPTPAPAGSR, from the coding sequence ATGCGTTCTCCCCGCCGGATCGTCGGCTGGAAGACCTCCGACCGCTGCGACACCGACCTGATCCTCGCCGCCCTCGAATACGGCATCTGGTCCCGCGACGTCCGCGACGGCCAGCTGATCCACCACTCGGACCGCAGGTCGAACTACACGTCTTTCCGCTTCGCGGAACGCTTACAGGACAACGGAATCCTGCCCTCAATGGGCTCCATCGGCGACTCATTCGACAACGCGCTCATGGAGAACTTCTGGTCGACGCTGAAGATCGAACTCGTCTACCGCACCTCATGGCGCACCCGAGACGAGGCCGAGAACCCGATCTTCGCCTACATCGACGGCTGGTACAACACCCGCCGCATCCAACGCGAACTGGGCTACCTCAGCCCCGACGAGTACGAGACCGCCTGGCACACCCGCCAGCACGGCCCAGCCGAGCCAACTATCCCCACCCCTGCACCAGCCGGCAGCAGGTAA